From Syntrophales bacterium, the proteins below share one genomic window:
- the vorB gene encoding 3-methyl-2-oxobutanoate dehydrogenase subunit VorB yields MNKVLMQGNKIIGEAAIRAGCRFYAGYPITPQNELPEYMAENLRKVEGGVFIQSESEIAAIHMIIGASAGGARSLTSSSSPGISLKQEGISSLAACELPAVIVNMMRGGPGLGNISPAQGDYLQATKGGGHGDYRMVVLGPASLQEIADLTMDAFDIADEYRTPVMILADGMLGQMMEPVVFKKPKPRNYPESLIMKGAGGGKSKIIRGLILDPLDMEEHIWKLQRKYKMIAERETRCELYQTDDAELLIVAYGTASRIAKGAIKRLRKQGLKVGLFRPISLWPFPSQQLRDLAKKISNLMVFEMSAGQMLEDVLLALQGKANVGFHGRPGGVVPTPVELANVILRKYNRKEGLIDTEL; encoded by the coding sequence GTGAATAAAGTACTGATGCAGGGAAACAAAATCATTGGCGAAGCCGCCATTCGCGCCGGTTGCAGATTTTACGCCGGTTATCCGATAACCCCCCAGAATGAACTGCCTGAATACATGGCGGAAAACCTCCGCAAGGTGGAAGGCGGCGTTTTCATCCAGTCGGAAAGCGAGATCGCCGCAATCCACATGATAATCGGCGCCAGCGCCGGCGGCGCGCGCTCGCTGACCTCTTCGTCAAGTCCGGGGATATCCCTGAAGCAGGAGGGCATCTCATCGCTTGCGGCGTGTGAGCTTCCCGCCGTCATTGTCAACATGATGAGAGGCGGTCCGGGACTAGGAAACATCAGCCCCGCGCAGGGTGATTACCTGCAAGCCACCAAGGGAGGGGGTCATGGCGACTACCGGATGGTTGTCCTCGGCCCGGCCTCCCTGCAGGAGATTGCCGACTTGACGATGGACGCCTTCGACATTGCCGACGAGTATCGCACTCCGGTAATGATCCTGGCCGACGGTATGCTGGGACAGATGATGGAACCGGTTGTCTTTAAAAAACCGAAGCCCCGCAACTATCCGGAAAGTTTGATCATGAAGGGGGCTGGTGGGGGAAAGAGTAAGATCATCAGGGGTTTGATACTCGACCCGCTCGATATGGAGGAGCACATCTGGAAATTGCAGCGCAAATATAAGATGATCGCGGAGCGCGAAACACGTTGCGAACTCTACCAGACGGATGACGCGGAACTGCTCATCGTCGCCTACGGCACGGCTTCCCGGATTGCCAAAGGCGCGATCAAACGGCTGCGGAAGCAGGGTTTGAAGGTGGGTCTCTTCCGCCCAATCAGCCTTTGGCCGTTTCCTTCCCAGCAGTTGCGCGATCTCGCAAAAAAGATTAGTAATTTAATGGTATTTGAGATGAGCGCCGGACAGATGCTCGAGGATGTTCTACTGGCCTTGCAGGGAAAGGCCAATGTCGGATTCCACGGCCGCCCGGGCGGCGTTGTCCCGACTCCGGTTGAGCTGGCAAATGTGATCCTGCGCAAATACAATCGTAAAGAGGGGCTGATCGACACAGAGCTGTAA
- a CDS encoding ATP synthase F0 subunit C, which translates to MKKVFKISALTTFMVMVYAAVTAAAETAAPTVAAVAGGAADSSKAIVVVASIVVAGMTMAIGTITTALGMGNGLAAAANAVGRNPEAQGKVLITMMVGLAMIESLAIYTLVIALVLIYANPLVKLLGL; encoded by the coding sequence ATGAAAAAAGTTTTTAAAATTAGCGCGTTGACAACATTTATGGTTATGGTTTACGCCGCTGTTACGGCGGCCGCCGAGACAGCAGCCCCCACCGTGGCAGCCGTTGCGGGTGGCGCTGCGGACAGCTCAAAGGCTATTGTGGTTGTGGCGAGCATCGTGGTTGCCGGCATGACAATGGCTATCGGAACGATAACCACCGCACTTGGCATGGGAAATGGATTAGCCGCCGCCGCCAATGCCGTTGGACGCAATCCCGAGGCGCAGGGCAAGGTTTTGATTACGATGATGGTTGGTCTGGCAATGATCGAATCGCTGGCGATTTATACGCTTGTCATAGCGCTGGTCTTGATTTACGCTAACCCGCTGGTGAAGTTGCTTGGTTTATAA
- the gmd gene encoding GDP-mannose 4,6-dehydratase, which translates to MKKALITGITGQDGSYLAEFLLCKGYEVHGLIRRASTFNTGRIDHLYRDAHDPQARLFLHYGDLSVSGQLTDLLHDIQPDEIYNLGAQSHVRVSFDMPEYTGDITGLGTLRLLEAIRKTAIKTRFYQASSSEMFGAAPPPQSELTPFQPQSPYAAAKVYSYYIVRNYRNAYKIFASNGILFNHESPRRGETFVTRKITIAAARIKLGLQEKLFLGNLEAKRDWGFAGDYVEAMWLMMQQENPDDYVIATGETHSVREFAEKVFARLGLDYQKYVSIDPRYFRPTEVDVLLGEPGKAVKALGWKPKVGFEALIDIMVAADMEAAQREKTLVDAGYSCGNHGAV; encoded by the coding sequence ATGAAAAAGGCACTTATCACCGGGATAACCGGACAGGACGGCTCCTACTTGGCCGAGTTCCTGCTTTGCAAGGGCTACGAGGTTCATGGACTGATCCGCCGGGCGAGCACCTTTAACACGGGGCGGATCGACCACCTTTACCGCGATGCCCACGACCCTCAGGCAAGATTGTTTCTCCACTACGGCGATCTGTCCGTCTCCGGCCAACTTACTGACCTTCTGCACGATATCCAGCCTGACGAGATTTACAACCTCGGCGCACAAAGCCACGTTCGCGTCAGTTTTGACATGCCGGAATACACCGGCGACATAACCGGCCTGGGAACATTGCGCCTTCTGGAGGCTATCCGAAAAACTGCCATAAAAACAAGATTTTATCAGGCATCGTCCAGCGAGATGTTCGGCGCTGCGCCCCCTCCCCAGAGCGAGTTGACCCCCTTTCAGCCGCAGAGCCCCTACGCCGCGGCCAAGGTTTACTCCTATTATATCGTTCGCAATTACCGGAACGCCTACAAAATTTTTGCCAGCAACGGCATCCTCTTCAATCACGAATCCCCGCGCCGCGGCGAAACCTTCGTCACCAGGAAGATCACCATCGCGGCGGCAAGGATCAAGCTGGGGCTCCAGGAAAAACTCTTTCTCGGCAATCTTGAGGCAAAGCGCGACTGGGGATTCGCCGGTGATTATGTCGAGGCGATGTGGCTGATGATGCAGCAGGAAAACCCCGACGACTACGTTATCGCGACCGGAGAAACCCATTCAGTGCGGGAATTTGCAGAAAAGGTCTTCGCCAGGCTGGGGCTCGACTATCAGAAGTATGTCTCCATCGACCCCCGTTATTTCCGTCCCACAGAGGTGGATGTCTTGCTGGGGGAGCCGGGCAAGGCGGTCAAGGCGCTGGGCTGGAAGCCGAAGGTCGGCTTTGAGGCGCTGATCGATATCATGGTTGCGGCGGACATGGAGGCCGCCCAACGGGAAAAGACGCTTGTTGACGCCGGCTACTCCTGCGGCAATCATGGAGCTGTCTGA
- the atpB gene encoding F0F1 ATP synthase subunit A, which produces METFLFFENHWLEEHHLVIVCYTWFIMAMLAVLSWLATRRVTIIPGKLQNFMEVIIETIDGFLIDTMGPQGRRFFPLVATLGIYILVSNLIGLIPGFESPTSSVNTNASMALSVFAITHIVGVRVHGVKYIKQFMGPIWWLTPLIMPIEIISHIARPLSLSIRLFGNIKGEDIVLAVILMLTPLLVPLPVFVLMIFTSFIQTVVFMILTMMYIAGAMEEAH; this is translated from the coding sequence ATGGAAACATTTCTGTTTTTCGAGAACCACTGGCTTGAGGAACACCACCTTGTCATTGTCTGCTACACCTGGTTTATCATGGCTATGCTTGCCGTCCTGTCCTGGCTGGCCACACGCCGTGTGACCATTATCCCCGGGAAACTGCAGAATTTTATGGAGGTGATCATCGAAACGATTGACGGCTTCCTGATCGACACGATGGGTCCTCAAGGACGCAGGTTTTTCCCGCTTGTGGCAACGCTCGGCATCTACATCCTCGTTTCCAACCTCATCGGCCTGATCCCCGGTTTTGAGTCTCCAACGTCAAGCGTCAACACGAACGCCTCAATGGCGCTTTCGGTATTCGCCATAACCCACATCGTCGGGGTCAGGGTGCATGGCGTAAAATACATAAAACAATTCATGGGCCCCATCTGGTGGCTGACGCCGCTGATCATGCCGATAGAGATCATCAGTCATATCGCCCGTCCGCTCTCCCTTTCCATTCGGCTTTTTGGCAATATCAAGGGGGAAGACATCGTGCTTGCCGTCATTCTCATGCTTACTCCACTTCTGGTGCCGCTGCCGGTTTTTGTGTTGATGATCTTCACCTCTTTCATCCAGACAGTGGTCTTTATGATCCTGACCATGATGTACATAGCCGGGGCGATGGAAGAGGCCCACTGA
- the hemL gene encoding glutamate-1-semialdehyde 2,1-aminomutase has protein sequence MGNSDLFSRAGKVIPGGVNSPVRAFRAVGGTPLFISEASGATIRDTEGNSYLDYVCSWGPMILGHADAEVVAAIRAAAGRGTSFGAPTELEIEMAERIVAAFPSIEAVRMVSSGTEATMTAIRLARGWTGRDKIVKFTGCYHGHADSLLVKAGSGVATLGIPGSPGIPKALAELTLGLPYNDLEAVRKTFAKFGSEIACIIVEPVAANMGVVIPKPGFLEGLREITSANGSLLIFDEVITGFRVSYGGWQTLTGIRPDLTCLGKIIGGGLPVGAMGGKREIMEHLAPVGPVYQAGTLSGNPLAMSAGIKTLDILREKDYAALEKKTAKLGNAFRELFQSNKIPVQINQTGSLFTIFFTKEAVVDYESALKSDTALFGKFFHGMLAAGINLAPAQFEAGFVSFAHTDDDIDRTIAACAKTIKTL, from the coding sequence ATGGGAAATAGCGATCTTTTTTCGAGAGCCGGAAAGGTCATCCCCGGGGGTGTCAACAGCCCGGTGCGCGCCTTCCGGGCTGTAGGCGGAACGCCGCTTTTCATCAGCGAAGCCTCCGGAGCAACGATCCGGGACACGGAAGGCAACAGCTATCTTGATTACGTCTGCTCCTGGGGGCCGATGATCCTGGGACATGCCGATGCCGAGGTTGTCGCCGCCATTCGCGCTGCGGCCGGCAGAGGCACAAGTTTCGGCGCCCCGACCGAACTGGAGATAGAAATGGCGGAAAGGATTGTCGCCGCTTTTCCCTCCATCGAGGCCGTCCGGATGGTCAGCTCGGGCACAGAGGCGACAATGACCGCGATCCGCCTGGCGCGCGGCTGGACTGGAAGAGACAAAATCGTCAAATTTACCGGCTGCTATCACGGACATGCCGACTCCCTGCTGGTAAAGGCCGGCTCGGGGGTGGCGACGCTCGGCATTCCCGGTAGTCCCGGCATCCCGAAAGCGCTCGCCGAGCTGACGCTCGGCCTGCCCTATAACGATCTTGAAGCAGTTCGCAAAACGTTCGCGAAATTCGGCAGTGAGATTGCCTGCATCATTGTCGAGCCGGTTGCCGCCAATATGGGCGTTGTCATACCCAAACCCGGCTTCCTGGAGGGGCTGCGGGAAATAACAAGCGCCAACGGCAGCCTGCTTATTTTTGACGAGGTCATAACCGGCTTTCGCGTCTCCTATGGCGGCTGGCAGACCTTGACCGGAATTCGTCCGGACTTGACCTGTCTCGGCAAAATAATCGGCGGGGGTCTGCCGGTTGGGGCGATGGGGGGGAAAAGGGAGATTATGGAGCATCTTGCCCCGGTTGGGCCGGTTTATCAGGCGGGAACCCTTTCGGGAAATCCGCTCGCAATGAGCGCCGGCATCAAGACGCTCGATATCCTCCGGGAAAAAGACTATGCCGCGCTCGAGAAAAAAACCGCGAAGCTGGGCAACGCCTTCCGCGAGCTCTTTCAAAGTAACAAAATACCGGTGCAAATCAATCAGACAGGCTCTCTCTTCACGATCTTTTTTACCAAAGAAGCGGTGGTTGATTACGAAAGCGCCCTGAAAAGCGACACCGCACTCTTCGGCAAATTTTTTCATGGCATGCTGGCGGCGGGTATTAACCTCGCGCCCGCCCAGTTTGAGGCGGGGTTTGTCTCCTTCGCCCATACAGACGACGATATCGACCGAACAATCGCCGCTTGCGCAAAGACGATAAAAACTTTGTAA
- a CDS encoding 4Fe-4S binding protein, translated as MKGYIVIDKELCKECHLCIQACSNGLIVPSHEFNSKGYRPVRFQDEEKKCIGCALCAITCPDIAIEVYRE; from the coding sequence TTGAAGGGGTACATCGTAATAGACAAGGAACTTTGCAAGGAATGTCATCTATGCATTCAGGCTTGCAGCAATGGGCTGATCGTCCCGTCCCATGAATTCAATTCCAAGGGATATCGCCCGGTCCGCTTCCAGGATGAGGAGAAAAAGTGTATCGGTTGCGCCCTGTGCGCCATCACTTGTCCGGATATTGCCATCGAGGTTTACCGTGAATAA
- a CDS encoding NAD-dependent epimerase — MRKILVTGAAGFIGFHLSRRLLAEGNAVCGLDNLNPYYDVTLKEARLKIVEQRAAFNFVRGELSDRATMEKLFAENSFDIVVNLAAQAGVRYSLTNPHSYVESNLVGFMNILEGCRHSHVKHLLFASSSSVYGANTRMPFSVHDNVDHPLSLYAATKKANELMAHTYAALYKLPCTGLRFFTVYGPWGRPDMALFLFTRAILEDRQIDVFNNGNMKRDFTYIDDIVEGLVRVMDKTPESNPAWSGDKPDPSSSFAPYRLYNIGNNNPVRLLDFIETLEKQLGKTAVRNYLPMQPGDVPETRADVDDLMADVGFRPATPISEGIRRFVAWYREYYG, encoded by the coding sequence ATGAGAAAAATATTGGTGACAGGGGCGGCCGGCTTTATCGGTTTTCACCTTTCCCGGCGCCTCTTGGCAGAGGGAAATGCCGTATGCGGCCTTGACAATCTTAATCCTTATTACGACGTCACGCTGAAAGAGGCCCGCCTCAAAATAGTTGAACAGCGTGCTGCCTTTAACTTTGTCAGGGGCGAGCTTTCCGACCGGGCAACAATGGAAAAACTGTTCGCCGAAAACAGCTTCGACATTGTCGTCAATCTGGCCGCTCAGGCGGGGGTTCGCTACTCGCTGACCAATCCGCACTCCTACGTGGAAAGCAACCTCGTCGGTTTCATGAACATCCTCGAGGGGTGCCGTCATAGCCATGTAAAACACCTCCTTTTCGCCTCTTCGAGCTCCGTTTACGGCGCCAACACGCGAATGCCGTTTTCCGTTCACGACAACGTCGATCACCCGCTCAGCCTGTACGCGGCAACGAAGAAGGCCAACGAGCTGATGGCCCACACCTACGCTGCGCTTTACAAGCTCCCCTGCACGGGGCTGCGTTTCTTCACCGTTTACGGCCCCTGGGGCAGACCGGACATGGCCCTTTTCCTTTTTACCCGGGCGATCCTCGAAGACCGGCAGATCGATGTGTTCAACAATGGCAATATGAAGCGCGATTTCACCTACATAGACGACATAGTCGAGGGGCTGGTCCGGGTCATGGACAAAACCCCGGAATCGAATCCAGCCTGGAGCGGGGATAAGCCCGACCCATCGTCCAGTTTCGCCCCTTACCGGCTATACAACATCGGGAACAACAACCCGGTAAGACTGCTTGATTTTATTGAAACGCTGGAAAAACAGCTCGGAAAAACCGCCGTCCGTAATTATCTGCCTATGCAGCCAGGCGATGTGCCGGAGACCCGCGCCGATGTGGACGATTTGATGGCCGACGTCGGCTTCCGGCCGGCAACTCCGATTTCTGAAGGAATCAGACGTTTCGTAGCCTGGTATCGGGAATATTACGGATAG
- a CDS encoding thiamine pyrophosphate-dependent enzyme produces the protein MKKVFGRPKSMKSNPFHYCAGCGHSIAHRLIAEVIDELGIRDRTIGVPPAGCAVLAYNYFDVDMIEAQHGRGPATATGLKRVLPDRIVFSYQGDGDLAAIGTAESFHAANRGENITVIFINNAVYGMTGGQMAPTSLLGQKTTTSPVGRNNILDGYPIKISEIFALLPGTAYIERCTVTSPASIVKTKKAIRKAFQCQIDGRGFSLIEILSPCPTNWKMNPVEACRWIEQTMSKEFPLGVIKDLPAEEMKKQQKGK, from the coding sequence ATGAAAAAAGTTTTTGGAAGACCAAAAAGCATGAAGAGCAACCCCTTTCATTACTGTGCGGGTTGCGGACACAGCATCGCCCACCGGTTGATAGCAGAGGTCATTGATGAGCTCGGCATTCGCGATCGGACAATAGGCGTCCCACCCGCCGGATGCGCCGTGCTTGCCTACAACTATTTCGATGTTGACATGATCGAGGCTCAGCACGGTAGAGGTCCCGCGACCGCCACCGGCCTGAAGAGGGTTTTGCCCGATCGGATCGTTTTCTCTTACCAGGGAGACGGCGATCTTGCCGCAATCGGCACCGCGGAGAGCTTTCACGCGGCCAACCGGGGTGAAAACATTACCGTCATCTTTATCAATAACGCCGTTTACGGCATGACCGGCGGACAAATGGCGCCGACCTCCCTCCTTGGACAAAAGACAACCACCTCGCCGGTCGGCAGAAACAATATTCTGGACGGATACCCGATCAAGATAAGCGAAATCTTTGCGTTGCTTCCGGGGACAGCCTATATCGAGCGCTGCACGGTAACATCGCCTGCCAGCATCGTCAAAACCAAAAAGGCAATCCGCAAGGCCTTCCAATGCCAGATCGACGGCAGGGGTTTTTCCCTTATCGAAATACTCTCGCCGTGTCCCACCAACTGGAAGATGAACCCGGTAGAGGCGTGCCGTTGGATTGAGCAGACCATGAGCAAGGAGTTTCCGCTGGGCGTCATCAAGGACCTGCCGGCGGAAGAGATGAAAAAACAGCAGAAGGGAAAGTAG
- a CDS encoding GDP-L-fucose synthase yields MHEKRITVTGANGFLGKHLVRLLAERGYFNIQQANRPQYDLIRIEDIIRLYEEQKPDIVVHLAAKVGGIGYNLENPGSLFYENIMMGVPLLHQGFLHKIEKFVALGTICAYPKFTPVPFREDDIWNGYPEETNAPYGLAKKMLLVQAEAYRRQYGFNAIFLLPVNLYGPGDNFDPHSSHVIPALIKKCVDAIADGADDIVVWGSGKATREFFYVEDAAEAILLATERYNKSDPVNIGAGFEISIKDLVELIVELTGFTGRIAWDESKPDGQPRRMLDTSRAYREFGFQAKTGFREGLTKTIAWYREIRQALERS; encoded by the coding sequence ATGCACGAAAAGAGAATAACGGTAACCGGCGCCAACGGCTTCCTCGGAAAGCACCTGGTCCGCCTCTTGGCCGAGCGGGGCTATTTTAACATTCAGCAGGCCAATCGCCCCCAGTACGACCTGATTAGAATCGAAGACATAATCAGGCTTTATGAGGAACAAAAACCGGACATCGTCGTCCATCTGGCCGCAAAGGTCGGCGGCATCGGCTACAACCTCGAAAATCCCGGTTCGCTGTTTTATGAAAACATCATGATGGGGGTACCGCTGCTCCATCAGGGCTTCCTCCACAAGATAGAAAAATTCGTCGCGCTCGGCACAATCTGCGCCTACCCGAAGTTCACCCCGGTTCCCTTCCGGGAAGACGATATCTGGAACGGCTATCCGGAAGAGACCAACGCCCCCTATGGACTCGCCAAGAAGATGCTTCTCGTCCAGGCTGAGGCCTACCGCCGGCAGTACGGCTTCAACGCCATTTTCCTGCTCCCGGTAAATCTGTACGGCCCCGGCGACAACTTCGATCCGCACTCTTCGCACGTCATTCCCGCCCTGATCAAAAAATGCGTGGACGCAATCGCCGACGGAGCCGACGATATCGTCGTCTGGGGATCGGGCAAGGCGACCCGGGAATTCTTTTACGTTGAGGATGCCGCGGAGGCGATCCTGCTTGCCACGGAGCGCTACAACAAATCCGACCCGGTCAACATCGGCGCCGGTTTTGAGATATCGATAAAGGATCTGGTCGAACTGATAGTAGAGCTCACGGGCTTTACGGGACGTATCGCCTGGGACGAGTCCAAACCGGACGGCCAGCCCCGCCGCATGCTCGATACGAGCAGGGCCTACAGGGAATTCGGATTCCAGGCCAAAACCGGCTTCCGGGAAGGCCTGACAAAGACCATCGCCTGGTATCGGGAAATTCGTCAAGCGTTGGAAAGGTCTTGA
- a CDS encoding ATP synthase subunit I, which yields MIRQVKVRVEAQRTTPFPIKIERAGWLLLLLLIAGSLPFRSYRLTLGIALGGIISVMNFRMLYGSLKNFLVADVNRIKGAVVRRYYIRMAITAILLFLIISGNIADVIGLVIGLSVIVLDITLTTVLTIFRKNTFEEL from the coding sequence ATGATTCGGCAGGTAAAGGTAAGAGTGGAAGCGCAAAGAACAACACCTTTTCCAATAAAGATTGAACGCGCTGGCTGGCTGCTGCTGCTCCTGCTGATTGCGGGGAGCCTGCCGTTCCGGTCGTATCGCCTGACCTTGGGCATCGCCCTCGGCGGTATTATCAGCGTCATGAATTTTCGTATGCTTTATGGAAGCTTAAAAAACTTTCTGGTTGCGGATGTCAATCGTATCAAAGGGGCGGTCGTCCGTCGCTACTACATCCGGATGGCCATAACCGCCATTTTGCTGTTTTTGATTATCTCCGGCAATATCGCCGATGTAATCGGCCTTGTCATCGGCCTTTCGGTGATTGTTCTGGATATAACACTGACAACCGTACTGACCATTTTTCGAAAAAACACTTTTGAGGAGCTTTGA
- a CDS encoding 2-oxoacid:acceptor oxidoreductase family protein produces the protein MLVKTIFCGFGGQGVLMMGYSLAHGGMNAGFNVTYLPSYGAEVRGGTANCTVVVSDEEIASPISSNPENIVVLNTPSLYAFQNRTAPGGSIFLNSSIIAVESSRQDVRVYKIPTAELADKLGDKRMANTVMMGALMKATGLVSPDIFLKSIETVMGSKKKEVVAMNRRAFEVGYDFLQ, from the coding sequence ATGTTGGTCAAAACCATTTTTTGCGGTTTCGGCGGTCAGGGAGTGCTCATGATGGGATATTCACTGGCCCATGGAGGGATGAACGCCGGGTTTAACGTCACATACCTCCCATCCTACGGCGCCGAGGTTCGCGGCGGCACGGCCAATTGCACGGTCGTCGTCTCCGATGAGGAGATCGCCTCCCCTATCTCCTCCAATCCCGAAAATATTGTCGTCCTGAATACCCCTTCCCTTTACGCCTTTCAGAATCGCACCGCCCCCGGAGGGTCTATCTTTCTGAACTCATCGATCATCGCCGTCGAGTCGTCGCGCCAGGACGTCCGGGTCTATAAAATCCCGACCGCCGAGCTTGCCGACAAACTGGGAGACAAGCGCATGGCAAACACCGTGATGATGGGCGCCCTGATGAAGGCAACCGGCCTCGTTTCCCCCGACATCTTTCTGAAAAGCATCGAAACGGTTATGGGAAGCAAAAAGAAAGAGGTAGTCGCGATGAATCGCCGGGCCTTTGAGGTCGGATACGATTTTCTGCAATAG
- a CDS encoding AtpZ/AtpI family protein, translating into MDRETKRAAFRLAYASSIGISMVISIFGALYFGIWLDKKLGTAPWLTMVFLLMGVAAGFRNIYVMIRRSLNDEKTDDSAGKGKSGSAKNNTFSNKD; encoded by the coding sequence GTGGATAGAGAAACAAAAAGAGCCGCTTTTCGCTTGGCCTATGCGAGTAGCATCGGCATATCGATGGTCATTTCGATCTTCGGCGCCCTTTATTTCGGGATCTGGCTCGACAAAAAATTAGGAACGGCGCCCTGGCTGACCATGGTTTTTCTCTTGATGGGCGTAGCCGCCGGCTTCCGGAACATATACGTTATGATCAGACGCTCCTTAAACGACGAAAAGACGGATGATTCGGCAGGTAAAGGTAAGAGTGGAAGCGCAAAGAACAACACCTTTTCCAATAAAGATTGA